From the genome of Caldisericum sp.:
AATCTTATCCTCTCCTTTTTCTACAAATCCAAGAACTATATCGATATTTTTGCTTATCTCTTTGAGTGGCTTAAAGAAATCTGAATCTGCCTCAAGAGCAACTTCATGTGTTAGGTCTCTCAGTGTATATCCTGTAAGGCTTAACTCAGGGAAAACGACAACTTTTGACCCTTCTACGATTGCCTTTTCTGTAAACTCAAGATGCTTTACAAGGTTTTTTTCGAGATCTCCAAGGAATGGATTTATTTGTGCAAGAGAAATTTTGAATCTCATTTTGATAATCTCCTTTCAAGGGCGTATAAAAGAGGAAGCCCCAATATATATGTGGAAATTGTCTCACCTAAACCGATTGTAATTACTCCAAAAAGGTAAGGTTTCCATGCAAAGTTTGTTATTGAATATTTAAATGCTTCAACGAGTCCGAGGCTCGTATTAAGAGTTGAGAGTGCAACAACATAAAAACTTACACCAAATGCATTAAATATTATCGGAGGAAGAGGTGCAAGATATTTCTTGAGTTTTTTCTTGCCAATCCAATATGTAAGCACTGCCGAAATAAGTGTTAAGAAGGTTCCGAAAACCCAATCTATTGGTCCAAAGGGAGATGTTAAGTTTGCAAGAAAACATCCGATAGTTACGCCAAATATTGCTTCAGGAAAACTGTATGGCAAAACGGTCAGCGCTTCGGAAATTCTTATTTGGATTGGACCAAACGATAAGGGCTTTAAAATAAATGTTAATGCAAAATATAATGCACCTATAAGTGCGCCCCTTATTAGGAACCTTAAAGTATTCTGTTTAATTTCCATCTTTGTTTTCTTCTTTTTGTGCTAAGGAAATTTCTGTTTCTCTTTTTTCCTTTTGAAAGGTTTCCTTAAGTTGCTTAATTTCGATATTGTATGCAATAAACGAAATAAGCCAGATGAGGATACCTCCAGAAATGAAGGATACAAGCACAAGAGCGCCAGAAGAAACATTTTGTATAACATATCCAAAAAGATTTATAGAAGTAAAGTAGTTAATATTTAGAAGAATGAACCATGTTGCAAGACCTGAAAGTAAAAGTAATACTAAAAGCAGCATGCCAATTTTTTTCACTTTTGCCTCCAAATATTATTTTACTATTAATTTTATAAGATTAATCTAAAATTTCAAAGTTTCTTTCGGAGGCGTGGATCTATTGCATCTCTTAAACCATCACCAAGAAGATTAAACCCAAGGACAGATATTAAAATAGCAATACCCGGGAAAGTTGCAAGCCACCAATAACCGCCTGTTATGTAGTGGTTGGAGTTCGCAAGCATAGCACCCCACTCAGGCGTAGGAGGTTGTGCTCCTAATCCAAGAAAGCCTAGCGCTGCAGCGTCAAGTATTGCGCTACCAATACTTAATGTTGTATAGACAATAATAACTGATAATACATTAGGTAGTACATGGACTCTTAGGGTTCTCAATCTTGGAGAGCCAATTGCTTTTGCTGCTTCAATGTATTCACTTCCCTTTACGACAATCGTTTCAGACCTTACAACCCTTGCAATTTGAGGAGCATATGTAATACCTATTGCAATCATTGCTTTAGATAACCCCCTGCCTAACACAGATACAATAACAATAGCAAGGAGTATAGAAGGCAACGCAAACATTATGTCTGTAGTTCTCATTATAAGATTATCAATCCAGCCGCCATAGAAGCCTGAGAATAGTCCTGCAAGTCCTCCAAGCAAAACCCCAATTATAACTGCAATAACACCAACTGAAAGAGATACTCTTGCGCCATAAATAATTCTGCTTAGTATATCTCTTCCAAATTCGTCTGTACCTAAAATATTTTTTGTATTTCCCGCCCAGAATCCTGGTTTAAGATTATTGTATAGGTCTTGTTCTATTGGGTTATGAGGCGAAATAATAGGTGCAAGTACTGCGGTTATAATTAGGATGAGTACAATCACTAATCCAAATATTGCAGACTTATTTTTCTTTAAACTTTTCAAACTTTCACTTAAGAATGTTTCATGTAATTGAATTTCTTCTTCCATGTTTTCACCTTTTAATAATGAATTCTCGGGTCTATATATGCGTAAAGGACATCTACTATGAGATTAACAATCGCAACAACAAAAGCAACGAAAATTACAGCACCTTGAATTGCAGGATAATCTCTTGCGTTTACTGCCTGAACTATATAAGTGCCTAATCCTGGCCAGTAAAATATAGTCTCTGTGAGTACTGCCCCACCCATTAGCATTGCAAATTCCGTTCCAGCGGATGTTAAAATTGGAATGAGTGCGTTTCTCAAGGCATGCTTAACAATTACAGTTTTTTCTGGAAGTCCTTTTGCCCTCGCCGTCCTTATGTAATCCTGGCTTATTACATTTAGCATACTAGATCGCGTTATCCTTGCAATGAATGCCATTGGAATTGTACCAAGCGCAATTGATGGCAAAATAAGATGCTTTAAAGCATCAAAAAAAGCACCAAAGTTCAATGTAATTAAGCTATCAATAAGATATAAATGTGTAATTGGCTTAATGGAGTAAAAGACTGAGAGGCGTCCACCTGTAGGAAGCAAATTTAGTTTTATACTGAAAAGCAACACGAGCATTATTGCAAGCCAGAATATAGGCATAGAAACTCCAAATAATGCGATAAACATAACCGTATAGTCAAAAACTGTGTATCTTTTAATTGCTGAAATGACACCTGCTAAAATTCCAAATGAACTTGCAAACAGCATCGCAAAAATGGAAAGTTCAAGTGTATTCGGGAATCTCTGCATGATTTCAGTAAGAACATTCTCATGCGTCATTATTGACCTTCCAAAGTCTCCTCTAATAGCGTACTTAAGCCAGATAATATATTGCTCCCAAACGGGTTTATCCAGCCCCCACTTTTTTCGCATTTCTTCAAGTATCTCTTTTGAGGCGTGCTCTCCTGCCATTGTCCTTGCAGGATCTCCAGGGATAAAGCGAACAAGCAAAAATATAATAATAGAGACCGCAAAAAGCATAATTAAAATATTAAGAAGTCTTTTAATTATGTAGTTTCTCACTTTTCTACACCCTTTCTTTTTTAAAAGGAAGGGGGCTCTAAGCCCCCCTTTAAACTATTTAGTTATAGTAACTGTTTCGAAGTGGTAATCTCCTGTTGGATACAACACAAATCCTTTAACACTCTTGTTGAATACAAGAATCTGTTTTGCATGCGCAAGAGGAACCCATGGTGCATCGTTATGGACAATTTCCTGAACTTTCTTGTAGAGTTCTGCTCTCTTTGCCTGGTCTGTTTCTCTTTGAGCCTGGATGTTTAGATTGTGAACCTCTGGGTTTCTATAGAATGCAATGTTTCCAGCGGTTCCAACGGTTGCAGAGTCTGAGTCAAGCAGAACATATAGGAAGTCGTCTGGATCTGCAT
Proteins encoded in this window:
- a CDS encoding QueT transporter family protein, yielding MEIKQNTLRFLIRGALIGALYFALTFILKPLSFGPIQIRISEALTVLPYSFPEAIFGVTIGCFLANLTSPFGPIDWVFGTFLTLISAVLTYWIGKKKLKKYLAPLPPIIFNAFGVSFYVVALSTLNTSLGLVEAFKYSITNFAWKPYLFGVITIGLGETISTYILGLPLLYALERRLSK
- a CDS encoding LapA family protein, which produces MKKIGMLLLVLLLLSGLATWFILLNINYFTSINLFGYVIQNVSSGALVLVSFISGGILIWLISFIAYNIEIKQLKETFQKEKRETEISLAQKEENKDGN
- a CDS encoding ABC transporter permease; amino-acid sequence: MEEEIQLHETFLSESLKSLKKNKSAIFGLVIVLILIITAVLAPIISPHNPIEQDLYNNLKPGFWAGNTKNILGTDEFGRDILSRIIYGARVSLSVGVIAVIIGVLLGGLAGLFSGFYGGWIDNLIMRTTDIMFALPSILLAIVIVSVLGRGLSKAMIAIGITYAPQIARVVRSETIVVKGSEYIEAAKAIGSPRLRTLRVHVLPNVLSVIIVYTTLSIGSAILDAAALGFLGLGAQPPTPEWGAMLANSNHYITGGYWWLATFPGIAILISVLGFNLLGDGLRDAIDPRLRKKL
- a CDS encoding ABC transporter permease encodes the protein MRNYIIKRLLNILIMLFAVSIIIFLLVRFIPGDPARTMAGEHASKEILEEMRKKWGLDKPVWEQYIIWLKYAIRGDFGRSIMTHENVLTEIMQRFPNTLELSIFAMLFASSFGILAGVISAIKRYTVFDYTVMFIALFGVSMPIFWLAIMLVLLFSIKLNLLPTGGRLSVFYSIKPITHLYLIDSLITLNFGAFFDALKHLILPSIALGTIPMAFIARITRSSMLNVISQDYIRTARAKGLPEKTVIVKHALRNALIPILTSAGTEFAMLMGGAVLTETIFYWPGLGTYIVQAVNARDYPAIQGAVIFVAFVVAIVNLIVDVLYAYIDPRIHY